From one Lycorma delicatula isolate Av1 chromosome 2, ASM4794821v1, whole genome shotgun sequence genomic stretch:
- the LOC142319519 gene encoding uncharacterized protein LOC142319519 has product MNYEHLDAMNTEFIYYSTTLKAIAPTLSGVEDRAKVVPWIKKLFGPEYQAMFFRKKRNKYLLHLTLKIMKDEVDGIFKNPPVCGALTNVEDLQPGPRVPAKWESDTTWERLLEGLSPERASMMCSLHNRNCNLEEDKDPKNVLPSALLDLEFRYFLYLARPYAALLIVAEDKAKVASWLQALATIRSTACLGMKGIRNDYMQNLLGYLIDLRATGPFQEYPPTTALPTLQDAASNYASRHPFTDPASKEANDFLVGQPIPENGAICYVAVSGDLTETNLVATKPEESF; this is encoded by the exons ATGAACTATGAGCATCTTGATGCTATGAACACAGAGTTCATATACTACAGTACAACACTAAAAGCCATTGCACCAACATTATCCGGAGTAGAAGACAGAGCTAAAGTAGTCCCATGGATCAAAAAACTTTTCGGACCAGAATATCAAGCTATGTTCTTtcgaaagaaaagaaataa atatCTGTTGCacctaactttaaaaattatgaaagatgaGGTAGATGGTATTTTTAAGAATCCACCAGTTTGTGGTGCATTAACAAATGTGGAAGATCTACAGCCAGGTCCTAGAGTACCAGCTAAGTGGGAAAGTGATACTACATGGGAACGTCTTCTTGAAG GTTTATCGCCAGAGAGAGCAAGTATGATGTGCAGTCTCCACAACAGAAATTGCAACTTG GAAGAAGATAAGGATCCGAAAAATGTTTTGCCTAGTGCATTGCTTGACTTAGAATTCAGATATTTCTTGTATCTAGCTAGGCCATATGCAGCACTTTTAATAGTTGCCGAAGATAAAGCAAAAGTAGCTTCATGGCTTCAAGCTCTTGCTACTATCAGATCAACCGCTTGTCTTGGTATGAAGGGTATACGTAATGACTACATGCAAAACTTGTTAGG GTATCTCATTGATCTTCGTGCAACAGGTCCATTCCAGGAATACCCACCAACAACTGCATTACCAACACTACAAGATGCAGCATCAAATTATGCATCAAGACATCCTTTTACGGATCCAGCTTCAAAGGAAGCAAATGATTTCCTTGTCGGTCAGCCAATACCTGAAAATGGAGCTATATGCTATGTTGCAGTTAGTGGTGACTTAACAGAAACAAATCTTGTAGCGACAAAACCAGaagaatcattttaa